In the Pseudomonas sp. ADAK2 genome, one interval contains:
- a CDS encoding purine-cytosine permease family protein has translation MTQQRSPFIETRSIDFIPEAERHGSLYSQFTLWLGANLQITAIVTGALAVVLGGDVFWSLIGLLIGQLLGGAVVALHAAQGPKLGLPQMISSRVQFGVYGAAIPIVLVCLMYLGFSATGAVLSGQAIAQLVHVSDSAGILIFAACIAFLTIFGYRVIHWVGRVASVLGIIAFVYLFTRLMTLNDIGLLLENRHFGWSTFLLAVSLSASWQIAFGPYVADYSRYLPSKTSSWKTFAAVGLGTVLGAQASMVLGVFAAALAGANFRGHEVATIVGFGSTGLIASLLYLSVVFGKVTVSTLNAYGSFMCVATIISGFRSRLEITARQRMVFVLLIVAASTTLALLGQYSFLNSFKYFILFLLTFFTPWSAINLVDYYFINKERYDIPALSDPAGRYGRWNGRGISVYVVGVLIQLPFVDTHFYSGPMVAQLGGVDISWIVGLVVPGVLYYGLARTSALVVNSEQRSKA, from the coding sequence ATGACTCAACAACGAAGTCCGTTTATCGAGACCCGTTCGATCGATTTCATCCCCGAGGCCGAGCGTCATGGCAGCCTCTACAGCCAGTTCACGTTGTGGCTCGGCGCAAACCTGCAAATCACCGCCATCGTCACCGGCGCGCTGGCGGTGGTGCTGGGCGGTGATGTGTTCTGGTCGCTCATCGGCTTGCTGATCGGCCAGTTGCTCGGCGGCGCCGTCGTCGCCCTGCATGCCGCCCAAGGCCCGAAGCTGGGGTTGCCGCAAATGATCTCCAGCCGGGTGCAATTCGGCGTCTATGGGGCGGCGATTCCGATTGTGCTGGTGTGCCTGATGTACCTCGGGTTCAGCGCCACGGGGGCGGTGCTGTCGGGGCAGGCGATTGCGCAGTTGGTCCATGTCAGCGACAGCGCCGGCATCCTGATTTTCGCCGCGTGCATCGCGTTTCTGACGATCTTCGGCTATCGGGTGATTCACTGGGTGGGCCGGGTGGCGAGCGTGTTGGGCATCATCGCCTTCGTCTACCTGTTTACCCGGTTGATGACCCTCAACGACATTGGTCTGTTGCTGGAAAACCGTCACTTCGGCTGGAGCACTTTTCTGCTGGCGGTGTCGCTCTCGGCGTCCTGGCAGATTGCGTTCGGGCCTTATGTGGCTGACTACTCGCGCTATCTACCGAGCAAGACCTCATCGTGGAAAACCTTCGCCGCTGTCGGCCTCGGCACGGTCTTGGGCGCGCAGGCTTCCATGGTATTGGGGGTGTTTGCGGCGGCGTTGGCGGGTGCGAACTTCCGGGGGCATGAAGTGGCGACCATCGTCGGTTTTGGCAGTACCGGGCTGATAGCGTCGCTGCTGTACCTGAGCGTGGTGTTCGGCAAGGTCACGGTGTCGACGCTCAACGCCTATGGCAGTTTCATGTGCGTCGCGACGATTATCAGTGGTTTCCGCAGCCGCCTCGAGATCACCGCCCGCCAGCGCATGGTGTTTGTGCTGCTGATCGTCGCGGCCTCCACCACCTTGGCGCTGTTGGGGCAGTACTCGTTCTTGAATTCGTTCAAATACTTCATCCTGTTCCTGCTGACGTTCTTCACACCGTGGAGCGCGATCAACCTGGTGGATTACTACTTCATCAACAAGGAGCGTTATGACATCCCGGCGCTGTCCGATCCGGCGGGGCGTTATGGGCGCTGGAACGGGCGGGGGATTAGCGTGTATGTCGTGGGTGTGTTGATCCAGTTGCCGTTTGTGGACACGCACTTCTACTCCGGGCCGATGGTTGCGCAGCTCGGTGGCGTGGATATTTCGTGGATTGTCGGGTTGGTGGTGCCGGGGGTGCTTTATTACGGGTTGGCGAGGACGTCGGCGTTGGTGGTGAACTCGGAGCAGCGATCGAAGGCTTGA
- a CDS encoding GNAT family N-acetyltransferase produces MAIHAQRADASHLDPVARLFDAYRSFYGQPSNLQQSRDFIAERIALDESAIFLALDDDGAALGFVQLYPTFSSIDAHRTWLLSDLFTAPAARGRGVGRLLMNTARTFALSTGAKGLVLETATDNFGAQRLYESLGYVRDTGYYTYMLDLKQG; encoded by the coding sequence ATGGCCATCCACGCCCAACGCGCCGACGCCAGCCACCTCGACCCAGTTGCCCGACTCTTCGACGCCTATCGCAGTTTCTACGGCCAGCCTTCGAACCTGCAACAGTCCCGAGACTTCATCGCCGAGCGCATCGCCCTGGATGAATCCGCGATCTTTCTCGCCTTGGACGATGATGGCGCTGCTCTGGGTTTCGTCCAGCTCTATCCGACGTTTTCCTCCATCGACGCTCACCGAACCTGGCTGCTCAGCGATCTCTTCACCGCACCGGCTGCTCGCGGCCGTGGGGTCGGGAGGTTGCTGATGAACACCGCCCGCACTTTTGCGCTGTCGACAGGCGCAAAGGGGTTGGTGCTGGAAACGGCCACGGATAACTTCGGCGCGCAGCGGTTGTATGAGTCGTTGGGATATGTGCGGGACACGGGGTATTACACTTATATGCTGGATTTGAAGCAGGGTTGA
- a CDS encoding SulP family inorganic anion transporter, protein MKPQRLRADALAGLTTSFALLPECIAFALVAHLNPLMGLYGAFIICTLTALFGGRPGMVSGAAGSMAVVIVALVVQHGVQYLLATVLLGGLIMMAFGLLRLGKLVRMVPHPVMLGFVNGLAIIIALAQLEHFKSGDTWLSGTPLYVMSGLVALTMAIVYLLPRLTRAVPPALVAILGVGLAVYLLGLPTRTLGDMAHIAGGLPTLALPDIPWNLDTLRIVAPYAILMALVGLLETLLTLNLTDEITESRGYPDRECVALGAANMVSGAFGGMGGCAMIGQTVINLSSGGRGRLSGGIAGVMILLFVLFLSPLIERIPLAALVGVMFVVSQQTFAWASLRVINKVPLNDVLVIIAVTTITVFTDLATAVLCGIIIAALNFAWQQARELYADTYLETDGSKLYRLHGTLFFASTAPFLNQFDPANDPALVTLDCRHLSFVDYSAIAALKTLRERYDKAGKHLRVFHLSERCKQMLKRAGGDY, encoded by the coding sequence ATGAAACCACAACGCCTACGCGCCGATGCCCTGGCCGGGCTCACGACATCCTTCGCGTTGCTGCCCGAGTGCATCGCCTTCGCACTGGTCGCGCATCTCAATCCACTGATGGGCCTCTACGGCGCGTTCATCATTTGCACATTGACCGCGCTGTTCGGCGGGAGGCCGGGCATGGTGTCCGGTGCTGCCGGGTCGATGGCGGTGGTGATCGTGGCGTTGGTGGTGCAGCACGGCGTGCAGTATTTGCTGGCGACGGTGCTGTTGGGTGGGTTGATCATGATGGCGTTCGGGCTGTTGCGGCTGGGCAAACTGGTGCGCATGGTGCCGCACCCGGTGATGCTCGGTTTCGTGAATGGTCTGGCGATCATCATTGCGTTAGCGCAACTGGAGCATTTCAAGAGCGGCGACACCTGGCTCAGCGGCACGCCGCTTTACGTGATGAGCGGGCTGGTGGCGCTGACCATGGCCATCGTCTACCTGCTGCCGCGCCTGACCCGCGCCGTGCCGCCCGCCTTGGTGGCGATCCTCGGCGTTGGGTTGGCGGTGTACTTGCTCGGCCTGCCGACCCGCACACTGGGCGACATGGCGCACATCGCCGGCGGCTTGCCGACGTTGGCGTTGCCGGACATTCCGTGGAACCTGGACACTCTGCGCATCGTCGCGCCCTACGCGATTTTGATGGCGCTGGTCGGCCTGCTGGAAACCCTGCTGACCCTGAACCTCACCGATGAAATCACCGAAAGCCGCGGCTACCCGGATCGCGAGTGCGTGGCGCTGGGCGCGGCGAATATGGTGTCGGGTGCGTTCGGTGGCATGGGCGGCTGCGCGATGATCGGCCAGACCGTGATCAACCTCAGCTCCGGCGGGCGTGGTCGGCTCTCTGGGGGGATCGCCGGGGTGATGATTCTGCTGTTCGTGCTGTTTCTGTCGCCGCTGATCGAGCGTATTCCGCTGGCCGCGCTGGTGGGGGTGATGTTCGTGGTGTCGCAGCAGACCTTCGCCTGGGCCTCGCTGCGGGTGATCAACAAAGTGCCGCTCAACGATGTGCTGGTGATCATTGCCGTGACCACCATCACCGTGTTCACCGACCTCGCCACCGCGGTGCTCTGCGGCATCATCATTGCCGCGCTCAACTTCGCCTGGCAGCAGGCCCGCGAGCTGTACGCCGATACCTACCTGGAAACCGACGGCAGCAAACTCTACCGCCTGCACGGCACCTTGTTTTTCGCCTCAACCGCGCCGTTTCTCAATCAGTTTGATCCCGCTAACGATCCCGCCCTAGTGACGCTTGATTGCCGCCACCTGAGCTTCGTCGACTACTCGGCCATCGCTGCGCTGAAGACCCTGCGCGAACGCTACGACAAGGCCGGCAAGCATCTGCGGGTGTTTCACTTGTCGGAGCGCTGCAAGCAAATGCTCAAGCGGGCGGGCGGGGATTACTGA
- a CDS encoding LysR family transcriptional regulator: MLDLRKLRYFLTVAEELHFGRAALRLHLAQPPLTRQISALETELGFRLFDRTSRTVTLTAQGRHFLPYAQAVLDQASLTEVIAGKLAAGSAGQLALGYASSIALSDLFSHTLQAFAQRFPDVQLTLVESASGSLYSQVVDGRIDIGLSRLLPERGQTEVQALSLGGEPLVAALSSDNPLASQDEVTLAQLSAHPLILFPADYGSGLNESIEHLYRSNDLPIRPGPSGRQITSIIALVAAGQGVALVPECARTLAKKGVTYRPLADPAARAELLILTRTQGRSLLVEAFMGVVEELLQRDR; encoded by the coding sequence ATGCTTGACCTACGCAAGTTACGTTACTTTTTGACGGTCGCCGAAGAGCTGCACTTTGGCCGCGCGGCGTTGCGCCTGCACCTCGCCCAGCCACCCCTGACCCGCCAGATTTCGGCGCTGGAAACCGAGCTGGGCTTTCGCCTGTTCGATCGCACCAGCCGCACGGTTACGCTCACGGCCCAGGGCCGGCATTTCCTGCCTTACGCCCAGGCCGTCCTCGATCAGGCCAGCCTGACCGAAGTCATTGCTGGCAAACTGGCCGCCGGTTCGGCCGGTCAGTTGGCCCTGGGTTACGCCAGTTCGATTGCGCTGTCGGACCTGTTCAGCCACACCCTGCAAGCCTTTGCCCAGCGCTTCCCGGACGTGCAACTGACCCTGGTGGAAAGTGCGTCCGGCAGTCTGTATTCGCAAGTGGTCGATGGCCGCATCGATATCGGCCTGAGCCGCCTGCTGCCTGAGCGCGGGCAAACCGAGGTTCAGGCCCTGTCGCTGGGCGGCGAACCGCTGGTGGCGGCCCTCTCCAGCGACAACCCGCTGGCCAGCCAGGACGAAGTCACCCTGGCCCAACTCAGCGCGCACCCCTTGATTCTGTTTCCGGCCGATTATGGCTCCGGGCTCAATGAATCCATCGAGCACCTGTACCGCAGCAACGACCTGCCCATCCGTCCGGGTCCGTCGGGGCGGCAAATCACCTCGATCATCGCCTTAGTGGCCGCCGGCCAGGGCGTCGCCCTGGTTCCCGAGTGCGCCAGGACCCTGGCCAAAAAAGGCGTGACTTACCGGCCACTGGCCGACCCCGCAGCCCGCGCGGAACTGCTGATACTCACGCGAACCCAGGGCCGCAGCCTGCTCGTCGAGGCCTTTATGGGCGTGGTCGAGGAACTGCTGCAGCGGGATCGATGA
- a CDS encoding MFS transporter has product MNLRLHSARVALFLCGCAAFLNLYSTQSILQEFALSFQVSARQAGWSITVTTLAVAITAPFISRLTGRFEQRSVIVVAALLLAVPALLAARADSFAELLVWRFIEGMLIPVVFATSVAYIGDRWRGGTVTEITSLYVAGTVLGGFAGRFVAGIMTQYVGWREAFELLAIISLLVGIAIHVLLPANPVLAAKASPVRRHTFRDLCHKPLLAAYGVGFCVLFSQVATFTYAGLYLSQAPFNLGAAALGTIYAVFLLALVVIPIAGRLSKLRPQSELLTGAVLLGVCGSILTLMPSLWLIVLGLALSSTGVFLAQASANAFITATARHNKAGAVGLYLTGYYLGGSFGAIVPAMIWSRWGWQGCVALIIGFQLLSLLIALTGWKPLKPETPDTPVARGHNGSGRTGEPA; this is encoded by the coding sequence ATGAATTTGCGCCTGCACAGTGCTCGCGTCGCCCTGTTTCTGTGTGGCTGTGCGGCTTTTCTCAACCTCTATTCAACCCAGAGCATTCTCCAGGAGTTTGCCCTGAGTTTTCAGGTGAGCGCTCGCCAGGCCGGTTGGAGTATCACTGTCACCACCCTGGCAGTCGCTATCACGGCCCCGTTTATCAGCCGCTTGACCGGTCGCTTCGAGCAACGCTCGGTGATCGTGGTCGCGGCGTTGCTACTGGCGGTGCCGGCGTTGCTGGCCGCGCGTGCCGACAGCTTTGCCGAGTTGCTGGTCTGGCGCTTTATCGAAGGCATGCTCATCCCGGTGGTCTTCGCCACCAGCGTAGCGTACATCGGCGACCGCTGGCGCGGCGGCACCGTCACTGAAATCACCAGCCTGTATGTGGCGGGGACGGTGCTGGGCGGTTTTGCCGGGCGTTTCGTGGCGGGGATCATGACGCAATACGTGGGCTGGCGTGAGGCCTTTGAACTGTTGGCGATCATCAGCTTGCTGGTCGGCATCGCCATCCACGTCTTGTTGCCGGCCAATCCGGTGCTGGCGGCCAAGGCATCGCCTGTTCGTCGGCACACCTTTCGCGACCTGTGCCACAAGCCTTTGCTGGCGGCGTATGGCGTCGGTTTTTGTGTGCTGTTTTCCCAAGTGGCGACCTTTACCTACGCCGGGCTGTACCTCAGCCAGGCGCCGTTCAACCTGGGCGCGGCGGCGCTGGGGACGATTTATGCGGTGTTCCTGCTGGCGCTGGTGGTCATCCCGATTGCCGGCCGCTTGAGCAAATTGCGACCGCAATCCGAATTGCTCACGGGCGCCGTATTGCTCGGGGTCTGCGGCTCGATCCTGACCCTGATGCCTTCGCTGTGGCTGATCGTCCTGGGTCTGGCCCTGAGTTCGACCGGGGTGTTTCTCGCCCAGGCGTCGGCGAATGCTTTCATCACGGCCACCGCCCGGCACAACAAGGCCGGGGCTGTCGGCCTGTACCTGACCGGTTATTACCTGGGCGGCAGTTTCGGCGCCATCGTCCCGGCAATGATCTGGAGTCGCTGGGGCTGGCAAGGCTGCGTGGCGCTGATCATCGGCTTCCAGCTGTTGTCGCTGCTGATCGCCCTGACTGGCTGGAAACCCCTCAAACCCGAAACACCCGATACACCGGTCGCACGCGGCCACAACGGTTCCGGCCGAACCGGTGAACCTGCCTGA
- a CDS encoding MFS transporter, whose translation MNDLTHEVVSPRAAPPADASVRRRSLVAGCGAHAVHDGLTDVIYVLLPIWQAQFGLSFAQIGLLRGAYAGMMAGFQLLASRAAKRWGRERLLVGGTALAGLAYLLAGQAGGLTVLLLALLLGGLGASTQHPLASSLITDSYEAGGGVKQALSQYNFSGDIGKTLIPGLIGLLLTVISWRASVTLLGLLGLAAAALLWWLIPARTGSVSAKSKASKAIHGQGSASGLRALILTGTLDSAVRMGFLTFLPFLLKDKGAGTAGIGLALTMLFVGGAFGKLLCGYLGARIGMVKTVWLTEFTTAVLIVMAVYLPFFGLMVMLPLLGLALNGTSSVLYGAVPDLAGPGKREQAFAVFYTGTIGAGALAPVLFGSLGDITSVPVAVMLLAATLLLTLPLSWCVQRGLDADARLYQSE comes from the coding sequence ATGAACGATCTGACACACGAAGTAGTTTCCCCGCGCGCCGCGCCACCGGCCGATGCTTCTGTGCGTCGCCGCTCACTGGTGGCGGGTTGTGGCGCGCATGCGGTGCATGACGGGTTGACCGACGTTATTTATGTGCTGTTGCCGATCTGGCAGGCGCAGTTCGGCCTGAGTTTTGCCCAGATCGGCCTGCTGCGCGGGGCCTATGCCGGGATGATGGCCGGGTTCCAGCTGTTGGCCAGCCGCGCCGCCAAACGCTGGGGGCGCGAGCGCCTGCTGGTCGGCGGAACGGCACTCGCCGGCCTGGCCTATTTGCTGGCCGGGCAGGCGGGCGGGTTGACGGTGCTGTTGCTGGCGCTGCTGTTGGGCGGATTGGGCGCCAGTACGCAACATCCACTGGCCTCGTCGTTGATCACCGACAGTTACGAGGCGGGTGGTGGGGTCAAGCAAGCGTTGTCGCAGTACAACTTCTCCGGCGATATCGGCAAAACGTTGATCCCGGGGTTGATCGGTCTGTTGCTCACGGTCATCAGCTGGCGCGCCAGTGTCACGCTGCTGGGGCTGCTTGGGCTGGCCGCCGCGGCTTTGCTGTGGTGGTTGATCCCGGCGCGTACTGGGTCGGTGTCGGCAAAAAGCAAAGCGTCGAAGGCGATACATGGGCAGGGTTCCGCCAGCGGCCTGCGCGCCCTGATCCTGACCGGCACCCTGGACAGCGCAGTGCGCATGGGCTTTCTCACCTTCTTGCCCTTTCTCCTGAAAGACAAGGGCGCCGGCACCGCGGGCATCGGTCTGGCCTTGACGATGCTGTTTGTGGGCGGCGCGTTCGGCAAGTTGCTGTGCGGCTACCTGGGCGCGCGCATCGGCATGGTCAAGACCGTGTGGCTGACCGAGTTCACCACGGCGGTGCTGATCGTCATGGCGGTGTACCTGCCGTTTTTCGGCCTGATGGTGATGTTGCCGCTGTTGGGGCTGGCGTTGAACGGCACCTCGTCGGTGTTGTACGGCGCCGTGCCCGATCTGGCCGGGCCGGGTAAGCGCGAGCAGGCGTTTGCGGTGTTTTACACCGGCACCATCGGCGCTGGCGCACTGGCGCCGGTGTTGTTCGGCAGCCTCGGTGACATCACCAGTGTGCCCGTCGCGGTGATGCTGTTGGCCGCCACCCTGTTGCTGACGCTGCCGTTGTCCTGGTGTGTACAACGCGGTCTGGACGCGGATGCACGGTTGTATCAGAGCGAATAG
- a CDS encoding pyridoxal phosphate-dependent aminotransferase, which yields MNNSEPSARRLSLSHRALILKAPGTSSMRSKANALKESGIKVINFAAGELSFDACEDMKAGAIDAINGGRNRYTPPIGLPQLRERLAQQVSQRCGVPYAANEVAVTAGAKQALYNAAMVLLNPGDEVIVPTPYWETSPTQILLAGATPVFVDTKEDDYRLTCKAVERALSPRTKMIVINTPNNPTGTVYQREELRKIAQLAFDHQLWVVFDECYRKLVRHPHEHQNIVSLFPALKNQTVLVDSFSKSQAVTGWRVGYACAPAEVIAAMHNLQGHTTSNPSSLAQYAALNTLIADSPDFARQVNTFLDGQLQAACTCLGYVDAITCAPPEGAFYLYIDVSRKLGCRYLGTKIRDVDHLADLLLTEAHIAVVPGSGCGDPNSIRISYAVERDELIEGMTRFGQFMAEVVAD from the coding sequence ATGAATAACAGTGAGCCCTCTGCACGCCGATTGTCGTTATCCCATCGCGCCCTGATTCTCAAGGCGCCCGGCACCTCCAGCATGCGCAGCAAAGCCAATGCCTTGAAAGAAAGCGGCATCAAGGTCATCAACTTTGCAGCGGGTGAATTATCGTTCGATGCCTGCGAGGACATGAAGGCGGGCGCCATCGACGCCATCAACGGCGGGCGCAATCGTTATACGCCACCCATTGGCTTGCCCCAGCTTCGGGAACGCCTGGCGCAACAGGTCAGCCAGCGTTGCGGCGTCCCGTACGCGGCCAATGAAGTGGCCGTGACCGCTGGCGCCAAACAGGCGCTCTACAACGCGGCGATGGTGCTGCTCAATCCCGGCGACGAGGTCATTGTTCCGACGCCGTACTGGGAAACCTCGCCCACACAGATCCTGTTGGCCGGCGCCACTCCGGTGTTTGTCGATACCAAGGAAGACGACTATCGCCTGACCTGCAAAGCCGTCGAAAGAGCCTTGTCGCCCCGCACCAAAATGATCGTGATCAACACCCCGAACAACCCCACGGGCACGGTGTATCAACGGGAGGAGTTGCGCAAGATTGCTCAGCTCGCCTTCGATCATCAGCTCTGGGTGGTGTTCGATGAGTGCTACCGCAAACTGGTACGTCACCCCCATGAACATCAGAACATCGTGTCGCTGTTTCCAGCCCTGAAAAACCAGACGGTGTTGGTCGATTCGTTCTCCAAGAGCCAGGCCGTCACGGGCTGGCGCGTGGGTTACGCCTGTGCCCCGGCCGAGGTCATTGCGGCCATGCACAACTTGCAGGGCCACACCACGTCCAACCCCAGCAGCCTTGCCCAATATGCCGCGCTGAACACCTTGATCGCCGACTCACCGGACTTTGCCCGCCAGGTCAATACCTTCCTCGACGGCCAACTGCAGGCGGCGTGTACCTGTCTCGGTTATGTCGATGCCATTACCTGCGCGCCACCGGAAGGGGCGTTTTACCTCTATATCGACGTCTCCCGAAAGTTGGGTTGCCGTTACCTCGGCACGAAAATCCGCGACGTCGATCATCTCGCCGATCTGTTATTGACCGAGGCCCATATTGCCGTGGTCCCCGGCTCAGGCTGTGGCGACCCCAACAGCATCCGGATTTCCTACGCCGTCGAGCGTGACGAGTTGATCGAGGGCATGACGCGCTTCGGTCAGTTCATGGCAGAAGTCGTCGCGGATTGA
- the fumC gene encoding class II fumarate hydratase, which translates to MMRVESDSMGTIEVPSDKYWGAQTERSIVNFPIGRARFQWGTPMIKAMGILKKSAALANLKLGELPESIALPIVAAAEEVIAGQLDQHFPLVVFQTGSGTQSNMNANEVISNRAIEMLDGVMGSKSPVHPNDHVNRGQSSNDTFPTAMYMAVVSEVFETLLPDVSRLRDTLAEKSLQFCEVVKVGRTHLQDATPITLGQEIGGWVEQIDYALASIKHNLTGLYDLAIGGTAVGTGLNAHPAFGDECAQAIAELTGYPFKSCANKFFALSAHDALVNTSAAIRTLAMALLKIANDVRWLASGPRCGIGEIDIPENEPGSSIMPGKVNPTQCEALTMVCTQVFGNDATVAFAGSQGNFQLNVYKPVMVHNVLESITLLADACRAFNDNCAVGIEPNLQKINDNLEKNLMLVTALNRHIGYDKAAVIAKTAHHQGKSLREVAEQLGLVSTADFDRYVVPLDMTHP; encoded by the coding sequence ATCATGCGTGTCGAATCCGATTCAATGGGTACCATCGAGGTGCCTTCCGACAAATATTGGGGCGCTCAAACCGAACGTTCCATCGTCAATTTCCCGATTGGTCGCGCCCGTTTTCAATGGGGCACGCCGATGATCAAGGCGATGGGGATTTTGAAAAAATCCGCGGCGCTGGCCAATCTGAAACTGGGTGAATTGCCCGAGTCCATCGCGTTGCCGATTGTCGCGGCCGCGGAGGAAGTGATTGCCGGGCAACTGGACCAACACTTCCCTCTGGTGGTGTTCCAGACCGGCTCCGGCACCCAGTCCAACATGAATGCCAACGAGGTCATTTCCAACCGCGCCATCGAGATGCTGGACGGGGTGATGGGCAGCAAGTCGCCCGTGCACCCCAACGACCATGTCAATCGCGGGCAATCGTCAAACGACACCTTTCCGACCGCGATGTACATGGCGGTGGTCAGCGAGGTCTTCGAAACGCTGCTGCCGGACGTCTCCCGTTTGCGCGACACCCTGGCCGAAAAATCGCTGCAGTTTTGCGAAGTGGTGAAAGTCGGGCGCACCCACTTGCAGGACGCGACGCCGATCACCCTGGGGCAGGAGATTGGTGGCTGGGTCGAGCAGATCGATTATGCGTTGGCGTCGATCAAGCACAACCTGACCGGCCTGTACGACCTGGCCATTGGCGGCACGGCAGTCGGCACCGGCCTGAACGCCCATCCGGCGTTTGGTGACGAGTGCGCGCAGGCCATTGCCGAGTTGACCGGTTACCCGTTCAAGTCCTGCGCCAACAAGTTCTTTGCTCTGTCGGCCCACGATGCATTGGTGAACACCTCTGCTGCGATCCGCACGCTGGCCATGGCCTTGCTCAAGATCGCCAACGATGTGCGCTGGTTGGCCAGCGGGCCTCGATGCGGTATTGGCGAAATCGATATTCCGGAGAACGAACCGGGTTCGTCGATCATGCCGGGCAAGGTCAACCCGACCCAGTGCGAGGCCCTGACCATGGTCTGTACTCAAGTCTTCGGCAACGATGCGACGGTGGCCTTTGCCGGCAGCCAGGGCAACTTCCAGCTCAATGTCTATAAGCCGGTGATGGTGCACAACGTGTTGGAGAGCATCACCTTGTTGGCGGACGCGTGCCGGGCCTTCAACGATAACTGCGCCGTCGGTATCGAGCCGAACCTTCAAAAGATCAACGACAACCTCGAGAAAAACCTGATGTTGGTCACCGCGCTCAACCGGCACATCGGCTACGACAAAGCGGCGGTCATCGCCAAGACTGCCCATCACCAGGGCAAGTCGTTGCGCGAGGTGGCCGAACAGCTGGGCCTGGTGTCCACGGCGGATTTCGACCGCTACGTTGTGCCCCTGGACATGACCCACCCGTAA
- the aepX gene encoding phosphoenolpyruvate mutase, producing MKDTETRRSHLAALFESKRCLRVLEAHSPISALLAQRAKLEVSPGQSVTYDAIWSSSLTDSTQRGLPDIEILSPSNRLHGIREIFDVCSMPLIFDADTGGKSEHFAIHIKMLERAGVSAVVIEDKCGLKKNSLFGNAVSQEQESIDEFCEKIRTGCASRDSQGLMIIARCESLILDRGMDDAITRCMAYVEAGADGIMIHSRKKDGLEILEFARLFRRQCAHVPLICVPTSYAHLRFEVLEKAGFNAVIYANHMLRSAYLAMRDMADGILANGRTLEMENHCLGIEEILDLVPGTR from the coding sequence ATGAAGGATACTGAAACCCGCCGAAGTCACCTGGCAGCGCTGTTCGAGAGCAAGCGTTGCCTGCGCGTACTTGAAGCCCATAGCCCGATCTCCGCCTTACTGGCACAGCGCGCCAAACTTGAAGTGAGCCCAGGGCAAAGCGTGACCTACGACGCCATTTGGTCGAGTTCGCTGACGGACTCGACCCAGCGCGGTTTGCCGGATATCGAGATTCTGTCTCCCAGTAACCGCTTGCACGGCATTCGCGAGATTTTTGATGTGTGCTCGATGCCGTTGATATTCGATGCCGATACCGGCGGCAAATCCGAGCACTTTGCGATTCATATCAAAATGCTCGAACGGGCAGGCGTCTCGGCGGTGGTCATCGAAGACAAATGCGGGCTGAAGAAGAACTCGTTGTTTGGCAATGCCGTCAGCCAGGAGCAAGAGTCCATCGACGAGTTCTGCGAGAAGATTCGTACCGGCTGTGCCAGTCGCGACAGTCAGGGGCTGATGATTATTGCGCGCTGCGAAAGCCTGATTCTCGACCGCGGCATGGACGACGCCATCACCCGTTGCATGGCCTACGTCGAGGCCGGCGCCGACGGCATCATGATCCACAGCCGCAAAAAGGACGGCCTGGAAATCCTCGAATTTGCCCGGCTGTTTCGCCGCCAATGTGCGCACGTGCCGCTGATTTGTGTGCCCACCAGTTACGCGCATCTGCGGTTTGAGGTGTTGGAGAAAGCCGGGTTTAACGCGGTGATCTACGCCAATCACATGTTGCGCAGCGCGTACCTGGCGATGCGCGATATGGCGGACGGCATATTGGCCAACGGTCGCACCCTGGAGATGGAAAACCATTGCTTGGGGATCGAAGAAATACTCGATCTGGTGCCTGGCACCCGGTAG